A single genomic interval of Camelina sativa cultivar DH55 chromosome 11, Cs, whole genome shotgun sequence harbors:
- the LOC104722492 gene encoding snurportin-1 encodes MAPHEIRRPFKRRPISDQQKRRELSLLRQSQHRSDAQQRARNLASSVISLQSSSPDVDPEILFEAAVPELDEGTESESSSFDVRQASRLRGPEARKWFARQLMLPEWMIDVPDNLSRDWYVLARPAGKRCFVVSSDGTTVSRVRNGSILHHFPSALPGGARKKGASGPANSYSILDCIFHESDQTYYVIDMVCWRGYSLYECTAEFRFFWLQSKLAETGACDPPSFYHKFRFSAVPFYNCDQTGLHSAYTGSLPYVKDGLLFYNKHAHYHTGNTPLVLIWKDESCSQYVIDTDNNGEVPNQQHIVLELQEEGKLVTSDDPPVPFSCLNADFVKQSGLLSGSLIRFAIGDGGLNCVDGRFEKADLQYIGVSNRARAFADSYSKIMFQYMARHSPLKVEDLASTISHENQQDKTPEVEMSD; translated from the exons ATGGCGCCTCATGAGATTCGCCGTCCGTTTAAACGACGACCTATCTCCGATCAACAGAAACGCCGAGAGCTTTCCCTTCTCCGTCAGTCTCAGCATCGAAGTGACGCTCAGCAGCGAGCTCGAAACCTTGCCTCTTCAGTAATCTCGCTCCAATCATCCTCTCCCGATGTCGACCCGGAGATACTATTTGAAGCCGCCGTGCCCGAGCTCGACGAAGGAACCGAATCGGAATCGAGTAGCTTTGACGTTCGTCAAGCTTCGAGGCTCAGAGGACCTGAGGCTCGCAAGTGGTTCGCGAGGCAGCTTATGTTACCTGAATGGATGATCGACGTCCCTGATAATTTGAGCCGAGATTG GTATGTGTTAGCAAGGCCAGCTGGCAAAAGATGTTTCGTAGTTTCATCTGATGGAACAACAGTTAGTAGAGTACGCAATGGATCCATCTTGCATCATTTCCCTTCTGCGTTGCCTGGTGGTGCCAGGAAAAAAGGCGCTTCTGGCCCTGCAAACTCATATTCTATACTAGACTGTATCTTTCACGAG TCTGATCAGACATACTATGTGATTGATATGGTTTGTTGGAGGGGTTACTCGCTTTATGAATGTACAGCAGAGTTCAGGTTCTTTTGGTTGCAATCTAAACTTGCTGAGACTGGTGCTTGTGATCCGCCTTCCTTTTATCACAAGTTCAGGTTCAGTGCTGTTCCTTTTTATAACTGCGACCAAACCGGACTTCACTCCGCTTATACAGGATCATTACCTTATGTCAAGGATGGACTGTTGTTTTATAACAA ACATGCACATTATCATACTGGAAATACTCCTCTGGTGTTGATATGGAAGGATGAGAGCTGTAGTCAGTATGTCATCGATACAGATAACAATGGAGAAGTTCCAAATCAACAACAT ATCGTCTTGGAGTTGCAAGAAGAAGGAAAACTTGTAACATCAGATGATCCACCTGTACCATTCAGTTGCTTAAATGCAGATTTTGTAAAACAG TCAGGACTGTTGTCAGGAAGTCTTATTCGCTTTGCCATTGGCGATGGAGGGCTGAACTGTGTGGATGGTAGATTTGAGAAGGCGGATTTGCAATATATTGGTGTGTCAAATCGAGCCCGAGCCTTTGCTGATAGCTATTCCAAG ATCATGTTTCAATATATGGCCCGACATTCTCCCCTGAAAGTAGAAGATCTTGCATCTACGATTTCACATGAGAACCAACAAGACAAGACCCCTGAAGTAGAGATGTCGGATTGA